Proteins encoded by one window of Hippoglossus hippoglossus isolate fHipHip1 chromosome 15, fHipHip1.pri, whole genome shotgun sequence:
- the nkx6.2 gene encoding homeobox protein Nkx-6.2 yields MLAIGQMEANRQSAFVLGSTPLAALHNMTEMKTSLFPYALQHGPGGFKAPSLSNLNSHLALGTPHGISDILGRPITTAGQLLSGFPRINGLATTAAAAAAAGMYFSPAVSRYPKPLAELPGRAPIFWPGVMQGNPWRDPRLHCPSQASLMMDKDGKKKHSRPTFSGQQIFALEKTFEQTKYLAGPERARLAYSLGMTESQVKVWFQNRRTKWRKRHAAEMATAKKKHDSETEKMKESSDNEEDDEYNKPLDPNSDDEKITRLLKKHKATNLALISPCSNSSDTL; encoded by the exons ATGTTAGCGATCGGGCAGATGGAGGCTAACCGGCAGAGTGCTTTCGTCCTGGGCAGCACCCCGCTGGCGGCGTTGCACAACATGACCGAGATGAAGACGTCCCTGTTCCCGTACGCGCTGCAGCACGGCCCGGGGGGCTTCAAGGCGCCTTCGCTGTCCAACCTCAACTCCCACCTCGCCTTAGGAACTCCGCACGGAATAAGCGACATCTTGGGGAGACCCATCACCACAGCCGGGCAGCTGCTGTCCGGCTTCCCGAGGATAAACGGCCTGGCCACCACCGCAGCCGCCGCGGCGGCGGCAGGGATGTACTTCAGCCCGGCGGTGTCGCGGTACCCGAAGCCCCTGGCCGAGCTGCCGGGGAGGGCGCCCATCTTCTGGCCCGGGGTGATGCAGGGCAATCCCTGGAGGGACCCGCGGCTCCACTGTCCCT ctcaggcCAGCCTCATGATGGACAAGGACGGAAAGAAGAAGCACTCCAGACCCACTTTTTCAGGGCAGCAGATTTTCGCCCTGGAGAAGACCTTCGAGCAGACCAAGTACCTGGCGGGTCCGGAGAGAGCCCGCCTGGCTTATTCTTTAGGGATGACCGAGAGCCAAGTCAAG gtCTGGTTCCAGAACAGGAGAACCAAATGGCGGAAGAGGCACGCGGCGGAGATGGCCACGGCCAAGAAGAAGCACGACTCGGAGAcggagaagatgaaggagagcTCGGACAACGAGGAGGACGACGAGTACAACAAACCGCTGGACCCCAACTCGGACGACGAGAAAATCACGAGACTGTTGAAAAAGCACAAGGCCACCAACCTGGCGCTGATCAGCCCGTGCAGCAACAGCTCGGACACTTTGTGA